A genome region from Dehalococcoidia bacterium includes the following:
- a CDS encoding GMC family oxidoreductase: MARETVTQEVDAAVIGSGPGGATVARELARAGVRVALLERGKDYRRRFYYGSHLGALIYADRRSLLFTEEGLNVVRPIMTGGATNMFCGCAAEPPGWLKERYGVDLEEEARKTIGELAIQPLPDELLGEGSRTVMEAAQELGYNWQPLPKFMSPQGRRFSCGAKCMLGCRCGAKWTANEYIDEAVANGCKLVTGAQVDEVVIEGGRAGGVRGKVAGRPFELRAKVVVVCAGGIGTPLILQRSGIPEAGQGMAMDPTVMVYGVWKGRGTAFEPPMSVGYSDREHGYMLSTLIDPWALYPIMATLKGLRRAFSWRNYRRTVGVMIKVTDEVSGSVSMEKRLRISKPMTERDRERLDHATGVATRILVKAGCEAGSIFVSPLRGTHPSATVRLGELVDKDLQTSVNGLYVCDASVFPQALGQPTVLTIISFARRLSCHLLEGALSKERSAPAASKHRNASV; encoded by the coding sequence ATGGCCCGCGAGACTGTGACGCAAGAGGTCGACGCGGCGGTTATCGGCTCGGGGCCGGGCGGCGCGACCGTCGCCCGCGAGCTGGCACGGGCGGGAGTCCGCGTGGCGCTCCTCGAGAGGGGCAAGGACTACCGCCGCCGCTTCTACTACGGCAGCCACCTGGGAGCGCTGATCTACGCTGACCGGCGCAGTCTCCTGTTCACGGAAGAAGGGTTGAACGTTGTCCGGCCCATCATGACGGGCGGCGCCACGAACATGTTCTGCGGTTGCGCGGCGGAGCCGCCGGGCTGGCTGAAAGAACGTTACGGCGTGGACCTGGAAGAGGAGGCCCGGAAGACCATCGGAGAGCTGGCGATACAGCCTCTGCCCGATGAACTACTCGGCGAGGGCTCGCGCACGGTGATGGAGGCAGCACAGGAGCTCGGTTATAACTGGCAGCCTCTCCCGAAGTTCATGAGCCCGCAGGGCCGCCGCTTCAGTTGCGGGGCAAAGTGCATGCTCGGCTGCCGCTGCGGCGCGAAGTGGACGGCGAACGAGTACATCGACGAGGCGGTCGCGAACGGGTGCAAACTCGTCACGGGGGCGCAGGTGGACGAGGTCGTCATCGAGGGCGGACGGGCCGGCGGCGTGCGCGGCAAGGTCGCCGGCCGGCCGTTCGAGTTGCGGGCAAAAGTGGTGGTCGTCTGCGCAGGCGGCATCGGCACGCCGCTCATCCTCCAGCGGTCGGGCATCCCTGAGGCGGGACAAGGCATGGCGATGGACCCGACGGTGATGGTGTACGGCGTCTGGAAGGGCCGCGGCACGGCTTTCGAGCCCCCGATGTCGGTCGGCTACAGCGACCGGGAGCACGGGTATATGCTGAGCACCCTAATCGACCCCTGGGCGCTCTACCCGATCATGGCCACGCTGAAAGGGCTCCGGCGCGCCTTTAGCTGGCGCAACTACCGCCGCACAGTCGGCGTGATGATCAAAGTGACCGACGAAGTATCGGGGTCGGTTTCGATGGAAAAGCGGCTGCGAATCAGCAAGCCGATGACCGAGCGCGACAGGGAGCGTCTTGACCACGCGACGGGCGTTGCCACCCGCATCCTCGTCAAGGCGGGGTGCGAAGCCGGTTCCATCTTCGTTTCGCCTCTTCGCGGCACGCACCCCAGCGCGACCGTCCGCCTGGGCGAGCTGGTGGACAAGGACTTGCAGACGTCGGTCAACGGCCTCTACGTCTGCGATGCCAGCGTCTTTCCGCAGGCCCTGGGACAGCCGACGGTGCTTACGATTATCTCTTTCGCCCGGCGTCTCAGCTGCCACCTCCTCGAAGGCGCGCTCTCCAAGGAACGGTCGGCGCCGGCCGCGTCCAAACATCGTAATGCGTCTGTTTGA
- a CDS encoding MarR family transcriptional regulator, which translates to MAPVPADREEWAAVYTAFAILRKETQRVFSRWGITTPQATVLALLAEAKTPLTVSRLAQLMMHEVPSISSIIDRMSDAGMVERVKDNSDRRVTRIRLTNKGRKLHDSVRVAAVQVSEELFGVLSNEERAELKELLQRFRRRNMQRLR; encoded by the coding sequence ATGGCCCCTGTGCCGGCTGACAGGGAGGAATGGGCCGCCGTCTACACGGCGTTCGCCATCCTGCGAAAAGAAACGCAGCGCGTGTTCTCCCGCTGGGGGATTACAACGCCTCAGGCCACGGTGCTGGCCCTCCTCGCCGAGGCGAAGACTCCGCTCACAGTGAGCCGGCTTGCCCAGTTGATGATGCATGAGGTGCCCAGCATCAGCAGCATCATCGACCGAATGTCCGACGCGGGCATGGTGGAGCGGGTCAAGGACAATAGCGACCGGCGGGTGACGCGAATCAGACTGACGAATAAGGGCCGGAAGCTGCACGATTCCGTCCGGGTGGCTGCGGTACAGGTGAGCGAAGAGCTGTTCGGCGTCCTCTCGAACGAGGAGAGGGCGGAGCTGAAGGAGTTGCTGCAGCGGTTCCGGCGGCGCAACATGCAGCGGTTGCGCTGA
- a CDS encoding glycerophosphodiester phosphodiesterase — MPGGPMRIAHGFGNRRELVRLALDRGIEMIEGDVRLGRGRLWMRHDRRLPLLPVLLGRRPRHLPLTPRWDIALGPWHARVDPDPLPLEELLAMASGRCRLLLDLKPPRRQADVPAFAEALARLLRGPDLSETVWLCGDWALLDEAQRLTPEYALYYSVGDRGRWRDLARRLEAGDPIRRVSVHAGLLDKSTAGFLRDRGVEIICWAVYDLGEAERVTALGVDGIISPDLGVLLGGR, encoded by the coding sequence ATGCCCGGCGGCCCTATGCGCATCGCGCACGGTTTCGGCAACCGCCGCGAGCTGGTGCGGCTGGCGCTGGACCGCGGCATCGAGATGATAGAAGGCGACGTGCGCCTGGGCCGCGGACGCCTGTGGATGCGCCACGACCGCCGTCTCCCCCTCCTGCCCGTCCTGCTGGGGCGCCGCCCGCGCCATCTCCCACTGACGCCGCGATGGGACATCGCGCTCGGCCCCTGGCACGCGCGCGTCGATCCCGACCCCCTGCCGCTGGAGGAGCTTCTGGCGATGGCGTCCGGCAGGTGCCGCCTGCTGCTCGACCTCAAGCCTCCCCGGCGGCAAGCGGACGTCCCCGCATTCGCCGAAGCCCTGGCGCGGCTACTACGCGGCCCCGATCTGTCGGAGACGGTGTGGCTGTGCGGCGACTGGGCCCTTCTCGACGAAGCGCAGAGGCTGACGCCGGAGTACGCGCTCTACTACTCGGTGGGAGACCGCGGCCGCTGGCGCGACCTGGCCCGTCGCCTCGAGGCGGGCGACCCCATCCGTCGCGTATCGGTCCACGCCGGACTTCTCGACAAGTCGACCGCCGGCTTCTTGCGTGATCGAGGCGTGGAGATCATTTGCTGGGCAGTCTATGATCTGGGAGAAGCGGAGCGCGTGACGGCGCTGGGTGTGGATGGGATAATCAGCCCCGATCTCGGCGTCCTCCTGGGAGGCCGCTGA
- a CDS encoding glycosyltransferase has protein sequence MKTALLRWWRRCEDVPIPRPVRFLLVGLSGVGVNMATLWLLHGRLGLAPLPAAALAVETSICSNFALNDIWTFGAGRRMRPWWTRAFAFHATAATAAAVNLSLFMLLTSAADVHYLPANLIAIAVASGINFTVSASWTWRAAPPPVFVPASGLATAPGLSGKRVVVLPTYNESANIRRLLERVLSLGSEYEALVIDDSSPDGTGDIVAAIARDEPRVHLISRPEKLGLGSAYVAGFRRALELGADLIFQMDSDFSHDPGDLPRLAAAATGGNVVIGSRYVFGGSTPGWPLRRILVGRAASLAARILLRVPVSDATGGFKCWGRAALAALPLDSVRSTGFAFQVEMNYLAWRLGIPLIEVPITFEDRKAGQSKASLSVGIEMAAVIWRLFLRPV, from the coding sequence ATGAAGACGGCGCTTCTTCGCTGGTGGCGGCGTTGCGAAGACGTCCCCATTCCCCGACCGGTCCGCTTTCTCCTCGTCGGCCTGAGCGGCGTGGGCGTGAACATGGCCACGCTCTGGCTCCTGCACGGCCGCCTGGGCCTCGCGCCCCTGCCGGCGGCGGCGCTCGCCGTCGAGACCTCGATCTGCAGCAACTTCGCGCTCAACGACATCTGGACATTCGGCGCCGGCCGGAGGATGCGCCCTTGGTGGACGCGCGCCTTCGCGTTCCACGCCACGGCGGCGACGGCGGCGGCCGTGAACCTGAGCCTTTTCATGCTGCTCACCTCAGCAGCGGATGTCCACTACCTCCCTGCGAACCTCATAGCGATCGCCGTCGCGTCCGGCATCAACTTCACAGTGAGCGCCTCATGGACGTGGCGCGCTGCGCCCCCGCCCGTTTTCGTTCCCGCGTCCGGCTTGGCTACCGCGCCCGGGCTCTCAGGAAAGCGCGTCGTCGTCTTGCCCACTTACAACGAAAGCGCCAACATCCGACGGCTGCTCGAACGGGTCCTTTCGCTGGGCAGCGAGTACGAGGCGCTGGTGATCGACGACTCGTCGCCCGACGGCACGGGCGATATCGTGGCGGCGATAGCGCGCGATGAGCCGCGCGTCCACTTGATCAGCCGTCCCGAGAAACTGGGCCTCGGCAGCGCCTATGTCGCCGGCTTCCGGAGGGCGCTTGAGCTGGGGGCCGACCTCATCTTCCAGATGGACAGCGACTTCTCGCACGACCCCGGCGACCTTCCCCGTCTCGCCGCAGCGGCGACCGGCGGCAACGTGGTGATAGGCTCACGATACGTATTTGGTGGGTCGACCCCGGGCTGGCCCCTGCGCAGAATCTTGGTGGGCCGCGCCGCCAGCCTTGCCGCCCGCATCCTGCTGCGGGTCCCTGTCAGCGACGCCACCGGCGGCTTCAAGTGCTGGGGCCGCGCCGCCCTCGCCGCCCTCCCGCTCGACTCGGTCCGCTCCACCGGCTTCGCCTTCCAGGTCGAGATGAATTATCTGGCCTGGCGGTTGGGCATTCCCCTCATCGAAGTGCCCATTACGTTCGAAGACCGGAAGGCAGGGCAATCGAAGGCCTCGCTCAGTGTGGGCATCGAGATGGCGGCCGTCATCTGGCGCTTGTTCCTGAGGCCGGTGTAA
- a CDS encoding glycosyltransferase family 39 protein has translation MELQASMAVERLWSPGLRRALLLLALLIALSLLPVLFLMPLFNAPFERDQGLYGVIARGWLDGSIPYRDLWDNKPPVLYLWYAGAFKLFGETVVAPRLLAALAAAAALPFVWDSARILLGPRRGLLAALLFALAFANPFLQANANAEILMLLPLAAGFWAVVRGAGGSEWWFLPAGLFTTFAVLTKQAAALPLAGYALWLAVLAARNPDERTQRLRSLLLLGSGAALGLAPLAAYFCAHGALDDLWYATVHLNFLFSSDYAFYTKLLPPLLLNPPPLFGGLFLWALAVFGGLRLWQRRDRVAGLLLTFAVSSELATHLLGKTSPHYNVGLLPAAAVLGAVGLDSVIDGWRKDRRWQGYALAACAVVVAGVSLFLYARPGADDRFLVQYTYTDYAHRSLDAEVIADDVAALTAPDDYVYEFGRQSDIYFLADRRPASRWVHNRAYGIYPSMMTEVVRDLELRRPKLVLLTFKCEPSDREFEGCQSGPPAELKQHLDAHYRYAGRVEYAELYLRVDAAASRPPAQTEVEGERTR, from the coding sequence ATGGAGTTGCAGGCGTCGATGGCCGTTGAGCGCCTCTGGAGCCCTGGGCTGCGACGGGCCCTACTTCTCTTGGCGCTCCTCATCGCCCTCTCGTTGCTGCCCGTCCTCTTCCTGATGCCCCTCTTCAACGCTCCCTTCGAGCGCGACCAGGGACTCTACGGCGTCATCGCCCGCGGCTGGCTCGACGGCTCCATCCCCTACCGCGACCTCTGGGACAACAAACCGCCCGTCCTGTACCTCTGGTACGCGGGGGCATTTAAGCTCTTCGGGGAGACGGTCGTCGCCCCGCGGCTGCTCGCCGCTTTGGCGGCGGCGGCGGCGCTGCCCTTCGTCTGGGACTCGGCGCGCATCCTGCTCGGCCCTCGACGCGGCCTGCTGGCGGCGCTGCTCTTCGCCCTCGCCTTCGCCAACCCCTTCCTCCAGGCGAACGCCAACGCCGAGATTCTCATGCTGCTTCCCCTCGCCGCCGGCTTCTGGGCGGTCGTGAGGGGCGCCGGCGGCAGCGAGTGGTGGTTCCTTCCCGCGGGCCTCTTCACCACCTTCGCCGTCCTGACGAAACAGGCGGCGGCGCTCCCGCTGGCGGGCTACGCTCTGTGGCTGGCCGTCCTTGCCGCGCGCAACCCGGATGAGCGGACGCAGCGCTTGCGGTCGCTGCTGCTCCTCGGCTCCGGCGCGGCGCTCGGCCTGGCCCCGCTCGCCGCCTATTTCTGCGCCCACGGCGCCCTCGATGACCTCTGGTACGCCACGGTGCACCTCAACTTCCTCTTCTCCAGCGACTATGCCTTCTATACAAAGCTGCTGCCTCCGCTGCTGCTAAACCCGCCGCCCCTTTTCGGCGGACTCTTCCTCTGGGCGCTCGCCGTTTTCGGCGGGCTGCGCCTCTGGCAGCGTCGCGACCGCGTCGCCGGGCTTCTTCTCACCTTTGCCGTCTCCTCGGAGCTCGCGACGCACCTGCTGGGGAAGACGTCGCCGCACTATAACGTGGGGCTGCTCCCTGCGGCCGCCGTCCTCGGCGCCGTCGGCCTCGACTCCGTCATCGACGGCTGGCGCAAGGACAGGCGATGGCAGGGCTACGCGCTCGCGGCCTGCGCCGTCGTCGTCGCCGGCGTCTCCCTCTTCCTCTACGCTCGGCCCGGCGCCGACGACCGCTTCCTCGTCCAGTACACTTACACCGACTACGCCCATCGTTCGCTGGACGCCGAGGTCATCGCCGACGACGTCGCCGCCCTCACCGCGCCGGACGACTACGTTTACGAGTTCGGGCGCCAGAGCGACATCTACTTCCTCGCCGACCGCCGTCCCGCCAGCCGCTGGGTGCACAACCGCGCCTACGGCATCTACCCCTCGATGATGACGGAGGTCGTGCGCGACCTCGAGCTGCGACGCCCGAAGCTCGTCCTGCTGACCTTCAAGTGCGAGCCGTCGGACCGCGAGTTCGAGGGCTGTCAGTCGGGCCCTCCGGCCGAGCTGAAGCAGCACCTCGACGCCCACTATCGCTACGCGGGCCGGGTCGAGTATGCTGAGTTGTACCTTCGCGTCGACGCCGCGGCTTCCCGCCCGCCGGCGCAGACAGAGGTCGAAGGAGAGCGTACGCGATGA
- a CDS encoding protease inhibitor I42 family protein codes for MKKQLVIVAILVLLAAVGGAIGWTQAGGDDKGGREIAVDYSQSGKQIEAAPGDVIKLTLESNATTGFQWQLAGNTDEAAVTPVDHVYVEPQESGGEPLVGAGGHEEWTFKAAAEGASTLTLEYSQPWEGGTKAEKTFAVTIVVK; via the coding sequence GTGAAGAAGCAACTGGTAATCGTAGCAATTCTGGTGCTGCTCGCCGCTGTCGGCGGGGCGATAGGCTGGACGCAGGCCGGCGGCGACGACAAGGGCGGGCGGGAGATCGCCGTGGACTACTCGCAGTCTGGAAAGCAGATCGAGGCGGCGCCCGGCGACGTCATAAAGCTGACCCTTGAGTCGAACGCGACCACGGGGTTCCAGTGGCAGCTAGCCGGCAACACGGACGAGGCGGCCGTCACGCCGGTCGACCACGTGTACGTCGAGCCCCAGGAGTCGGGCGGCGAGCCCCTGGTAGGCGCAGGCGGCCACGAGGAGTGGACGTTCAAGGCCGCGGCGGAGGGCGCCAGCACGCTGACCCTCGAATACAGCCAGCCGTGGGAAGGCGGCACGAAAGCAGAGAAGACGTTCGCTGTAACCATCGTCGTTAAGTAG
- the lipA gene encoding lipoyl synthase, translating to MKEGDSPGAAAPRRLPGWLKVRAPGGPNYLRLQALLRRSALHTVCEEAGCPNIGECFESGTATFLILGDVCTRACRFCGIRKGRPAALDGEEPRRVAETVRLFGLRHAVVTSVTRDDLPDGGASVFAAVIDSIREVSPGTTVEVLVPDFRGDQRALTHVLEAHPDILNHNVETVPRLYREVRPQAHYTRSLELLRRSRESGALTKSGLMVGLGESREELREVFGDLRAAGCDVLTIGQYLRPGAKQLPVVRFYPPAEFDELRREAEEAGFLHVESGPLVRSSYHAASHLSAVPGGCAP from the coding sequence ATGAAAGAAGGCGATTCCCCCGGGGCGGCAGCGCCGCGCCGCCTGCCCGGATGGCTGAAGGTGCGCGCCCCCGGCGGGCCGAACTACTTACGCCTGCAAGCGCTGCTGCGACGGTCGGCGCTCCACACCGTCTGCGAGGAGGCCGGCTGCCCCAACATCGGCGAGTGCTTTGAGTCGGGGACGGCGACATTCCTCATCCTCGGCGACGTCTGCACCCGCGCCTGCCGCTTCTGCGGCATCCGGAAGGGCCGTCCCGCCGCCCTCGACGGCGAGGAGCCGCGGCGCGTCGCCGAGACGGTGCGCCTCTTCGGCCTGCGTCACGCCGTCGTCACCTCGGTCACACGCGACGACCTCCCGGACGGCGGCGCTTCTGTCTTCGCTGCCGTGATCGATTCGATCCGCGAAGTCTCACCGGGCACGACCGTCGAAGTGCTGGTACCGGACTTCCGGGGCGACCAGCGGGCGCTGACGCATGTCCTCGAAGCCCACCCCGATATCCTCAATCACAACGTGGAGACCGTGCCGAGGCTCTATCGAGAGGTCCGGCCCCAGGCGCACTACACGCGCTCGCTGGAGCTGCTGCGCCGGAGCAGAGAGAGCGGCGCGCTAACCAAAAGCGGGCTGATGGTCGGGCTGGGCGAAAGCAGGGAGGAGCTGCGCGAAGTCTTCGGCGACCTCCGGGCGGCCGGCTGCGATGTCCTCACCATCGGCCAGTACCTGCGGCCGGGCGCGAAGCAGTTGCCGGTCGTCCGCTTCTACCCTCCCGCTGAGTTCGATGAGCTGCGACGCGAAGCGGAGGAGGCCGGATTCCTCCATGTCGAGTCGGGTCCGCTCGTCCGCAGCTCCTACCATGCAGCCTCGCACCTTAGCGCCGTGCCCGGCGGCTGCGCGCCCTGA
- a CDS encoding response regulator transcription factor, producing MQRILVVGGGESSEEIARQLTDAGYDVELCRAALLPKVLASKASPTALVFDLSQVEGPAARELLPPEEGRDRVPVIAVLGEAHVLLNENNLAASDFVLYPLRPGELAARLRRLIGRPEEAPADVVRQGALLIDTASYRVYVEGALIDLTYKEYELLRFLATHPDHVFTREALLDKVWGYDFYGGARTVDVHIRRLRSKLEHGGHTFIETVRSVGYRFHAS from the coding sequence GTGCAGAGGATACTTGTCGTCGGGGGCGGCGAAAGCAGCGAGGAGATAGCGCGACAGCTCACGGACGCGGGGTACGACGTCGAGCTCTGCCGCGCCGCCCTCCTCCCGAAAGTGCTGGCGTCGAAGGCGTCGCCGACGGCGCTTGTCTTCGACCTCTCGCAAGTCGAAGGCCCCGCGGCCCGCGAACTTCTGCCGCCGGAAGAAGGCAGGGACCGCGTGCCGGTCATCGCGGTGCTGGGCGAGGCGCATGTCCTGCTGAACGAGAACAATCTCGCCGCGAGCGACTTCGTATTGTACCCGCTGCGGCCGGGCGAGCTGGCGGCGCGCCTGCGACGGCTCATCGGCAGGCCGGAGGAGGCGCCGGCGGACGTGGTAAGGCAGGGGGCGCTCCTGATCGATACGGCGAGCTATCGCGTGTACGTGGAGGGCGCGCTGATCGACCTGACATACAAGGAATACGAGCTGCTCCGCTTTCTGGCCACTCACCCCGACCACGTCTTCACGCGGGAAGCCCTTCTCGACAAGGTGTGGGGGTACGACTTCTACGGGGGCGCCCGCACCGTCGACGTGCACATACGGCGGCTGCGCAGCAAGCTGGAGCACGGCGGCCACACGTTCATAGAGACGGTGCGGAGCGTGGGCTACCGCTTCCACGCCTCCTGA
- a CDS encoding SWIM zinc finger family protein produces the protein MNSSLIGKIEKAKRYAQERHRLRFNSFAVDFQGENSSHHVTFEDGRWRCTCDFFAGRGLCSHTMALERILEGMLPREALTS, from the coding sequence ATGAACTCCAGCCTCATCGGCAAGATCGAGAAGGCCAAGCGCTACGCGCAGGAGCGGCACCGGCTGCGTTTCAACAGCTTTGCCGTCGATTTCCAGGGGGAGAACTCCTCCCACCACGTGACGTTCGAAGACGGGCGCTGGCGCTGCACGTGCGATTTCTTTGCCGGACGGGGGCTATGCTCGCACACGATGGCGCTGGAGCGGATCCTGGAGGGGATGTTGCCCCGGGAGGCGCTGACAAGCTAA
- the galE gene encoding UDP-glucose 4-epimerase GalE, with protein sequence MNVLVVGGAGYIGSVTVAELLDSGHQVVVYDSLVTGHVEAVSPGAELVVGDLADQALLNDVFARRRFDGVVYYGGFIAAGESMQEPGKYFQNNVSNVINLLNSMVSHGVMRFVFSSSAGVYGDPPSVPIPEDAPLAPLNPYGESKAVVERLLRWYDSQCGLRYVSLRYFNAAGATDRLGEDHRPETHLIPVVLQAALGQRDAVDLYGTDYPTPDGTCIRDYVHVSDLAQAHFLALERCEAGSAVYNVGSGQGFSNREVVETAQRVTGRTIAVREAPRREGDPAALVASSDRARSELGWQPRFTELAEIIESAWLWHQAHPNGYGG encoded by the coding sequence ATGAACGTCCTGGTTGTAGGCGGCGCCGGGTACATCGGCAGCGTCACCGTCGCGGAGCTTCTCGATTCCGGCCACCAGGTTGTCGTCTACGACAGCCTGGTCACCGGGCACGTGGAGGCAGTCTCCCCGGGCGCAGAGCTTGTCGTCGGCGACCTCGCGGACCAGGCCCTGCTTAACGACGTCTTCGCCCGCCGCCGCTTCGACGGCGTGGTCTACTACGGCGGCTTCATCGCGGCCGGCGAGTCGATGCAGGAGCCGGGCAAGTACTTCCAGAACAACGTCTCCAACGTCATCAATCTCCTCAACAGCATGGTGTCGCACGGCGTCATGCGCTTTGTATTCAGTTCCAGCGCCGGCGTTTACGGCGACCCCCCGTCGGTGCCGATACCGGAGGACGCGCCGCTCGCCCCGCTCAACCCGTACGGCGAATCGAAGGCGGTGGTGGAGCGGCTCCTGCGCTGGTACGACTCGCAGTGCGGCCTCCGTTACGTCTCCCTGCGTTACTTCAACGCCGCTGGGGCCACCGACCGCCTGGGCGAAGACCACCGCCCGGAGACCCATCTCATCCCCGTCGTGTTGCAGGCTGCGCTCGGGCAGCGCGACGCCGTGGATCTCTACGGCACGGACTACCCGACGCCTGACGGCACGTGCATCCGCGACTACGTCCACGTCTCCGACCTGGCGCAGGCGCATTTCCTGGCGTTGGAACGCTGTGAGGCGGGGAGCGCCGTCTACAACGTGGGCAGCGGGCAGGGCTTCTCCAACCGCGAGGTGGTGGAGACGGCGCAGCGCGTTACCGGCCGCACGATAGCCGTCAGGGAGGCGCCGCGCCGCGAGGGCGACCCCGCGGCCCTCGTCGCAAGCTCCGACCGGGCGCGCAGCGAGCTGGGTTGGCAACCGCGCTTTACGGAGCTGGCGGAGATAATCGAAAGCGCCTGGCTGTGGCACCAGGCGCACCCGAACGGCTACGGCGGCTAG
- the fabF gene encoding beta-ketoacyl-ACP synthase II, which translates to MRGSGPVRRVVVTGLGAITPLGLTVESFWDGCVNGRSGVTRITKFDASAYPTQINAEVKGFDPLDYIDRKEARRMARFTQLAVAAARQAIEAAALDLEKEDRSRIGAVLGNGNGGFPNTEEAMRTLVEKGGMRMDPFYIPKMLPNMAAAQVAIQFGLKGYNNTAITACAASTQAIGEALEVVRRGKADVMVTGGTEAGISELGLASFCVMRALSTRNDEPEKASRPFDAERDGFVCAEGAAILVLESLEHAQKRGAPILAELAGYGASADAFHIVAPCEDGDGALRAMRWALEDAGVTPAEVSYINAHGTSTPLNDAAETRAIKALFGEQAYKVPISSTKSMIGHVLGGAGALESVACVQTLLSQTIHPTINREHPDPECDLDYVPEGARKADVRVILKNSFGFGGQNACLVFRKFEG; encoded by the coding sequence ATGAGAGGAAGCGGTCCGGTCCGTCGTGTCGTTGTCACCGGCCTAGGAGCGATAACCCCCCTGGGGCTGACGGTGGAGTCGTTCTGGGACGGCTGCGTGAACGGACGCTCGGGCGTCACCCGGATAACCAAGTTCGATGCAAGCGCCTACCCGACGCAAATCAACGCCGAGGTGAAGGGGTTCGACCCGCTCGATTACATCGACCGCAAGGAGGCGCGGCGGATGGCGCGCTTTACGCAGCTTGCGGTGGCGGCGGCCCGCCAGGCAATCGAAGCGGCGGCGCTCGACCTCGAGAAGGAAGACCGCAGCCGGATCGGCGCTGTCCTCGGGAACGGCAACGGCGGCTTCCCCAACACGGAGGAGGCGATGCGCACGCTGGTCGAGAAGGGCGGCATGCGCATGGACCCCTTCTACATTCCGAAGATGCTGCCCAATATGGCCGCCGCCCAGGTGGCCATCCAGTTCGGCCTGAAAGGCTACAACAACACGGCGATCACCGCCTGCGCCGCTTCCACTCAGGCCATCGGCGAGGCGCTGGAAGTCGTCCGCCGCGGCAAGGCCGACGTCATGGTGACGGGCGGCACCGAGGCGGGCATAAGCGAGCTCGGACTGGCCTCCTTCTGCGTGATGCGCGCCCTCTCGACACGGAACGACGAGCCTGAAAAGGCAAGCCGCCCCTTCGACGCCGAACGCGACGGCTTCGTGTGCGCCGAAGGCGCGGCGATACTCGTGCTCGAAAGCCTGGAGCACGCGCAGAAGCGGGGCGCCCCCATCCTGGCGGAGCTTGCCGGCTACGGCGCCAGCGCCGACGCCTTCCACATCGTTGCCCCCTGCGAAGACGGCGACGGGGCGCTCCGCGCGATGCGCTGGGCGCTTGAGGACGCAGGCGTGACGCCGGCCGAGGTGAGCTACATAAACGCCCACGGAACGTCGACGCCGCTGAACGACGCCGCGGAAACCAGGGCGATCAAGGCGCTCTTCGGCGAGCAGGCCTACAAGGTCCCTATCAGCTCCACGAAGTCGATGATCGGCCACGTGCTGGGCGGCGCCGGCGCGCTGGAGTCGGTGGCCTGCGTTCAGACACTCCTGAGCCAGACCATCCATCCCACCATCAACCGGGAGCACCCCGACCCCGAGTGCGACCTCGACTACGTGCCGGAGGGCGCGCGCAAGGCCGACGTGCGGGTCATCCTCAAGAACAGCTTCGGCTTCGGCGGGCAGAACGCCTGTCTCGTCTTCCGGAAGTTCGAGGGATGA